GCCTTTCCTAAAAATATAGAATTAGATGTTATCTTAACCTTTAAAGGAGATGACAAAGGAGTAGAATTAAGATCTGTGGCTCCTAATCCTAGTTTAATCACTGTAGCTCAGCATCACTCTTTTGTTGAATTACCAGATGCTAATTTTAAGAAGAGGATATATGACCCTCGAAGTGGTTCGTATCCTTTTACTTATTATGATTATGCTACACCAATACAAGAATCTACTTTAAAACAATTTATTAGAAGACATCGGTTAGAAAAGAAAGACCCACAAGCTGCCATTAGTGAAGCTATTGTGCCTATTGTGTATTATTTAGATAATGGTACGCCTGAGCCTGTAAGAAGTGCTTTGCTTGAAGGAGGTAAATGGTGGAATCAAGCCTTTGAAGCAATTGGCTATAAAGATGCATTTCAATTAAAAATGTTACCTGCAGATGCAGATCCGTTAGATTCTCGGTATAATGTTATTCAATGGGTGCACCGCTCAACAAGAGGGTGGAGTTATGGGAGTAGTATTACAGACCCTAGGACGGGTGAAATAATTAAAGGCCATGTGAGCTTAGGTAGCTTGCGTATTAGACAAGATTTCTTAATAGCACAAGCCTTAATGGATAAACCCTTTGAAGAGCGTGATGATAATTATGAACCTATGCTAGAACTAGCTTTAGCAAGAATACGACAGCTCTCTGCGCATGAAATTGGTCATACCTTAGGATTTGCACATAATTTTGCGGCTAGTGCAAATAATAACGCATCAGTAATGGACTATCCTCACCCTCAATTTAGTATAAAACGTAGAAAAATTGATTTTTCCGAGGCGTATGCAAAAGGGATTGGAGCATGGGATAAAGTGACGGTGGCGTATTCGTATTCAGATTTTACAAAAGATAAGAATGAACATAAAGAATTAAATACAATCCTGAAAGATGCACAAGAAAAAGGTTTAAGATATATTACGGATCAAGATTCTAGACCAAAAGGTATTACAAATGGCTTGAGCCATTTATGGGATAATGGTGCTAATGCGAGTGAAGAGTTAGAAAAAGTATTAAAAGTTAGGGCCTTAGCTATTGATAATTTTTCTGTGGATAATATAAAAAGAGGAGAAACATATTCCACCTTAGAAGATGTTTTTGTGCCACTGTACTTTTTTCACAGATATCAAGTAGAAGCTGCAGCAAAACAAATTGGAGGAATAGATTTTAACTATGCTCTTAAAGGAGACCAACAAATGGTAGTAGAAACCTTAGATAGTAAGATTCAGAAAGAGGCTTTAAAAATTGTGCTTAAAACTTTAGACGCAGAAGTTATAGCTATACCGAAAGAGAAGCTAAGTTTATTTCCTCCTAGAGCTTTTGGGAATTCAAGATCTAGAGAGTCTTTTAAAAGTAAAACAGGTATTGCTTTTGATCCTATTTCTGCAGCAGAAACTGCAGCAGATCTTACTCTAGAGTTTCTTTTGCACCCAGAAAGAGCGTCGAAATTAATAGAACAAAAAAGTTTAGATGATAAAAATTTAGGGTTAGAAGACGTGTTAGGCCAAGTAATTAATGCTACTTTTAATACAACCAATAGCGATGCATATCTAACCGAAGTTCAAAAAGCAATTAACTACCGTGTTTTGTATTATTTGATGAATTTAGCTGCTAATCATGAAGTTCATGGCCAAGTAAATGCTATTGCACGTTTAAAATTGAATGATCTGAAACGTAGATATGAGAAAGGTTCTGATGCTTTTTCTTTTGAAATAGCGAATAGGATTATACAATTTCAAGAACATCCAGAAATATTCAAGGGTATACCGGTAGCAGAAATCCCTGACGGTTCTCCTATTGGAATGGCTTGTTATTAAATAGGTATTAAAAGAAAGAAGCTTTTAAATTCAAGAAATTGACTTTAATGCGATAAGTTTAATGCATCAATCTACTATTATATAATAAATGAAAATAAATTTAATTAGTGATACAGTAACAAAGCCAACTCCAGGAATGCTAAAAGCGATGTTTGCAGCAGAGGTGGGAGATGATGTATTTAAAGAAGACCCATCGGTAAACGCTTTAGAGAAAAAAGTAGCAGAGTTGTTTCATAAAGACGTTGCGTTATTTTTTCCTAGCGGAACTATGGCGAACCAAGCAGCTATAAAATTACATACGCAACCAGCAGATCAATTAATCTGTGATAAATATGCTCATGTTTATAATTATGAAGGAGGCGGAATAAGTTTTAATAGTGGTGTTTCTTGCAAATTAGTGGATGGAGAAAGAGGAATGATGACAGCCAAACAGGTTGAAGAAGCTATAAACCCACCAGATTTTTACCACAGTCCTTTAACCACTTTAGTAAGTATAGAGAATACTACCAATAAAGGGGGTGGCGCTTGTTGGGATTTTGAAGAGCTTAAAAAAATACAAACGGTTTGTAAGTCAAATCGTTTAGGATACCATTTAGATGGCGCACGCTTATGGAACGCTATGCTGGCTAAAAATGAAACACCACAACAATACGGTGAGCTCTTTGACACCATAAGTGTTTGCTTCAGTAAAGGGCTTGGTTGTCCTGTAGGTTCTGTATTAGTAGGAAACAAAGAAATAATGCAAAAAGCAATCCGGGTTCGTAAGATTTTGGGAGGAGGTATGCGTCAGGCTGGATATTTGGCAGCGGCTGCATCGTATGCTTTAGAGCATCATGTAGATAGATTGGCTGAAGATCATAATAAAGCCCAAGAAATCGGGAAGGTATTGCGGCAACTACTATTTATCAAGAAGGTAGAACCTATTGAAACCAATATTATTATATTTGAAATTAACGAAACACTAGTAAGTACAGAAAATTTCTTAGAAAAATTGGCAGCAAATAATGTATTTATAATAGGTATGGGCCAAGGTAAATTAAGAATCGTAACCCATTTAGATTATACAGATGAAATGCATGTGGCATTTTTATCCATCTTAAAAAAAATATAGTTTACGGTTTTGAAGTGGTATTAGGGGCTACGATGTTTCTAAGGTTCTTAATACCATTTTCCATTCCGGCCTCTGAGGTGTATAATATAGAATTTCCTACAACTTTGCCTTGGTCATCCTTTAGCATAAATAAAAACTCGCCTTTATAGTTTGTCTTTCGTTCAAATAACAATGGTTTGGTAACTAATATATTTAAGGTTGCTGCAACCTGCTCTAAATCATTCTTGTTAGTGTAGGGAATACTTTCTAGTAGCGTATTCCCATTAGTACTTTCCAATTTAAACGCGTGATTACCAGATTTATCGGTGAAATATTTAATCATATCCTATCCTTTTTTCCTCAAAATACGAAAAAAACAGTAAAATACTAAGCTTTATTTTGTAGGAAAATACAGTAATTTATGTTTAGTAGTGCGTTTTGGCGATAAAATGTGTATTTTGACGATAAATTCCTTTTAGTTTTCTTTAACAAATAGATTTTGATTCAAAGAGAATATATTTGCAGTACTAAATATTAACATAACAAAACACATTTTAAAATGAGAAAAATTTTATTTTTATTGTCAGTTTTTACTGCATCTTTTTCGATGGCACAAGATTTACCTTCTAATCCAGAACCAGGTAAATGTTATGTACGTTGTACAACACCAGATGTTTACGTAAATGAAACGGTGACAATTACATTAAAGCCTGCTTATTCAGTTTTAAAAACTGTTCCAGCAACTTTTAAAACTGTAACAGAAAACGTAGAGATTAAATCCTCTGGAAAAAAATTAACGGTTGTTCCTGAAAAATGGGGTACAGAAACAATCAGTTATACTTCTAAGCAAGGTGGTAATACCTTAAGTATTTCTCCTGCATCTTTTACAACAGGATCTGAAACAATTGAAATTAAGCCAGCTTACGCACAATGGGAACTTGGTGCTGCTGCTCCTGATTGTTCTTCTGGTAATCCTGATGATTGTAGATATTGGTGTTACAAAGGATATCCTGCAGAATTTACTACGGTATCTACTACAGTATTGTCTACACCTGCCAGTGTTAGTAAAACACCAATAGGATCAAAAGATGCTAGCTATACTAAAAGAGTTCTTTTAGAGCAAGCAAAAGTAATTGAAGAAATTATTCCTGCGGAATATAAAAACATTACGAAAACAATTATTGATAAAGATGCTTATACCGTAGAAGAAACTATTCCTGCAGTAACAAAAACTGTTTCTAAAGAAGTTTTAAAGGAAAAAGGTGGTTTAACAAGCTGGAAAGAAGTTGAATGTTCTTTAGTAGAATACCAAGCTTTACCAATAAACTGGAATTCTGGAAGCGCTACTTTAACTTCTGAAGCTAAAAGTATTATAGATAACAGATTAATGCCTGTATTAGCTCAAAATCCTGGAGTTAAAGTTGAATTAGCTTCTCATACAGATTCTCAAGGAGCTTCTTCTTCTAATCAAGATCTTTCTGAAAGAAGAGCAAAAGCTGTTGCAGATTACCTTATCTCTAAAGGAGTTAATTCAAGTCTTTTAGTTGCTAATGGATACGGCGAAACTAAATTATTAAATAGATGTAAAGATGGTGTTTCTTGTACTGCAAGAGAGCACGCTGCAAACAGAAGAACTCAGTTTAGATTAATCAATAACTAAGTTTTTACTCATACTAATAAGTAAGTTACTAAAAGCCCTCTGTTCTCAGGGGGCTTTTTTAGTAGCTATATGTTTGCGCTGACCTTTAGAAATTAAACGAGTACTGTTAGTGATTAAAATAATGGGCCTCTCCCTTAGTTTTCTTTGATAGTTTTAAGGTAAGTGGAGCAATGTAATTCTTTTAAGCTCTAGTATTTAGGTGTATTAGTCCTATAGCTAATGGTAATTTAATGATTACTATTTAAGTTTTATGCGAATAAAGAAGAGAAGTATTAGTTTTTTAGGGCTAGTAGGTTTTACTTGTAAGTACAAAGGAGCACTTATAAGTAATCTAATAGAACCTATATAAATGGTAAAAGCCGCATTTTAGATTTCTAAAATGCGGCTTTTACAGGTTTTTTAGTTATTGAATACCTACTTTATTTATAGTATTTATCTAAAAATTTAGTGTGGTACTGTATTTCACCATTCATGCTATATCCTGACATAGCGCCTAATTCCTTTCCGTTTTCATTAATAACCTTTAGCATAGGAACACTTCCTCTTTTGTTATATTTAGAGGCTAATTCTTTATTTTGGGCTAATTGATCTGCACTCAATAAATCTCTATTTCTAGGGATATCTACATATAATAAAATATATTCTTTAGCATATTCATCAAAAGAAGGAGTTTCAAAAAAGTCTTTCTTCAAGGCGATACATGGTGGGCACCAATCACTACCTGTAAAAAAGACAAGTATATTTTTATCTTCTTTTTCTGCTTTTTTAACAGCCGTTTTGTAATCTGTAAGCCAATTTGTTTTTTTCTCTTTTAAATCCCCTTGAGCACAAAGTAGTACAGGGAATAAAAGCGCAATCAGTAACTTCTTCATTGGTTTATGTTTAATTATTTAAATAACGAATCCATTCCAGGAATATTGGGCATTCCGTCTTTCGCAACGGCAGAAAGTTCTGCTTCATTTACATTGGTAGCTTTTTCAATAGCTTTATTTAGTACTAGTATAAGGTAATCTTCCAGTTGTTCCTTGTCGGCTAATAATTCGTCATCAATAGAAATTTCTTTAATAACCCTATTCGCATTTAAGGTAACCTTAAGTTTTCCATCAGAAGATTTTTCATCTACTAGTATAGTATGCATTCTTTCTTTGGCCACTTTAATTTTTTCTTGGGTTTCTTTTAGCTTACCCATCATGCCCATCATATCTCCAAACATAGTCGTTGTATTAGTATTTAATCTTCAAAAGTAATAAATTGTGGTGTTAAATTTTTCCATACGATGAGATGTACCCTAAAAAAAGCGTTTATTTTTCTTTTAAGTATTAGTTTTGCTGCTTCTTGTAAAAGTGATAAAAAAATTATGTCTCAAAATACCGTACCTGTTGCAAAAAAGATGCCGAAATCATTAGAGATTCACGGAGATACACGAATTGATAATTATTATTGGTTAAATGATAGAGAAGATAAGGAGGTTATTGATTATTTAAATGAAGAAAAAGCCTACTATGAAAAAATGATGGCGCATACGGTTTCTTTTCAGAATTCTTTGTTTGACGAAATGAAATCTAGAATAAAAGAAGATGATTCTTCTGTACCTTACAAGCAAAATGGATATTGGTATTCAACCCGTTATGAAATAGGAAAAGAATATCCTATTTATTCTAGAAAGACAGATACTAACAATGCGGAAGCGATAGAATTGTTTGATTGCAATGTTATGGCAGAAGGTTTAGACTATTTTAAATTGGGTGGTATTGCGGTTAGTCCTAATAATGAATTAGCAGTTTTTGGAGTTGATGATGTGTCTAGAAGAGAATACACTTTAAAGATTAAAAACTTAAATACAGGAGAAATCTATGATGATGTCATTGAAAAAACTACAGGAGGGGCGGTTTGGGCAAATGACAATAAAACGTTTTTCTATTCTAAGAAAGATCCGATAACCTTACGCTCTGATAAAATTTATAAGCATGTTTTAGGTACACCAACTGTCGATGATGTAATGGTTTACCATGAAGAAGATGAAACTTACGACTGTTTTGTCTATAAAACAAAATCAAAAAAATATATTATTATTGGATCAACAAGTACGCTTACTTCAGAATATAGGTATATAAAATCTGACGCTCCGAATAGTGATTTTACTATTTTTTCTAAAAGAGAACGGGGAGTTGAATATTCATTAGCACATTATAAAGATGATTTTTATATTCTGACGAATAAAGATGACGCAACGAATTTCAAATTAATGAAAACGTCGGATACTAAGACCAGCTCAGAAAATTGG
This genomic stretch from Cellulophaga algicola DSM 14237 harbors:
- a CDS encoding zinc-dependent metalloprotease, whose translation is MRPQKIPLFLLLCIALTATAQFSKKSASFQKFNGLFDFFYDDQNDKVYIAVNELDKEFLYVYALSNGIGSNDIGLDRGQLGNEQVVYFKKVGNKLLLIQPNLKYRALTDNVLEKKSVAQAFATAVLFGFKIEEEKNGRYIIDITDFLMQDTHGVANRLQQAKQGSFSLDTSKSAFNLERTKAFPKNIELDVILTFKGDDKGVELRSVAPNPSLITVAQHHSFVELPDANFKKRIYDPRSGSYPFTYYDYATPIQESTLKQFIRRHRLEKKDPQAAISEAIVPIVYYLDNGTPEPVRSALLEGGKWWNQAFEAIGYKDAFQLKMLPADADPLDSRYNVIQWVHRSTRGWSYGSSITDPRTGEIIKGHVSLGSLRIRQDFLIAQALMDKPFEERDDNYEPMLELALARIRQLSAHEIGHTLGFAHNFAASANNNASVMDYPHPQFSIKRRKIDFSEAYAKGIGAWDKVTVAYSYSDFTKDKNEHKELNTILKDAQEKGLRYITDQDSRPKGITNGLSHLWDNGANASEELEKVLKVRALAIDNFSVDNIKRGETYSTLEDVFVPLYFFHRYQVEAAAKQIGGIDFNYALKGDQQMVVETLDSKIQKEALKIVLKTLDAEVIAIPKEKLSLFPPRAFGNSRSRESFKSKTGIAFDPISAAETAADLTLEFLLHPERASKLIEQKSLDDKNLGLEDVLGQVINATFNTTNSDAYLTEVQKAINYRVLYYLMNLAANHEVHGQVNAIARLKLNDLKRRYEKGSDAFSFEIANRIIQFQEHPEIFKGIPVAEIPDGSPIGMACY
- a CDS encoding threonine aldolase family protein — translated: MKINLISDTVTKPTPGMLKAMFAAEVGDDVFKEDPSVNALEKKVAELFHKDVALFFPSGTMANQAAIKLHTQPADQLICDKYAHVYNYEGGGISFNSGVSCKLVDGERGMMTAKQVEEAINPPDFYHSPLTTLVSIENTTNKGGGACWDFEELKKIQTVCKSNRLGYHLDGARLWNAMLAKNETPQQYGELFDTISVCFSKGLGCPVGSVLVGNKEIMQKAIRVRKILGGGMRQAGYLAAAASYALEHHVDRLAEDHNKAQEIGKVLRQLLFIKKVEPIETNIIIFEINETLVSTENFLEKLAANNVFIIGMGQGKLRIVTHLDYTDEMHVAFLSILKKI
- a CDS encoding YegP family protein; the encoded protein is MIKYFTDKSGNHAFKLESTNGNTLLESIPYTNKNDLEQVAATLNILVTKPLLFERKTNYKGEFLFMLKDDQGKVVGNSILYTSEAGMENGIKNLRNIVAPNTTSKP
- a CDS encoding OmpA family protein — its product is MRKILFLLSVFTASFSMAQDLPSNPEPGKCYVRCTTPDVYVNETVTITLKPAYSVLKTVPATFKTVTENVEIKSSGKKLTVVPEKWGTETISYTSKQGGNTLSISPASFTTGSETIEIKPAYAQWELGAAAPDCSSGNPDDCRYWCYKGYPAEFTTVSTTVLSTPASVSKTPIGSKDASYTKRVLLEQAKVIEEIIPAEYKNITKTIIDKDAYTVEETIPAVTKTVSKEVLKEKGGLTSWKEVECSLVEYQALPINWNSGSATLTSEAKSIIDNRLMPVLAQNPGVKVELASHTDSQGASSSNQDLSERRAKAVADYLISKGVNSSLLVANGYGETKLLNRCKDGVSCTAREHAANRRTQFRLINN
- a CDS encoding thioredoxin family protein; amino-acid sequence: MKKLLIALLFPVLLCAQGDLKEKKTNWLTDYKTAVKKAEKEDKNILVFFTGSDWCPPCIALKKDFFETPSFDEYAKEYILLYVDIPRNRDLLSADQLAQNKELASKYNKRGSVPMLKVINENGKELGAMSGYSMNGEIQYHTKFLDKYYK
- a CDS encoding YbaB/EbfC family nucleoid-associated protein produces the protein MFGDMMGMMGKLKETQEKIKVAKERMHTILVDEKSSDGKLKVTLNANRVIKEISIDDELLADKEQLEDYLILVLNKAIEKATNVNEAELSAVAKDGMPNIPGMDSLFK